A genomic stretch from Pristiophorus japonicus isolate sPriJap1 unplaced genomic scaffold, sPriJap1.hap1 HAP1_SCAFFOLD_1402, whole genome shotgun sequence includes:
- the LOC139242641 gene encoding BBSome complex member BBS1-like yields the protein MASAAAEGGEGSEANAKWLDAYYDPLANLYTFSSCVALADLQGDGENQLVVGDLGTGLYNMKLKVYKGTTMLSDNTLIDLPTGVVTFLMDTNEPRTPAVAVASGPYIYIYKNLRPYFKFTLPPLQVNSLEQDVWNQVKEDKIDPLTLKEMLESLRDKAEVPLSARSLRYLMLEPPEMDGFVNLHKQQPIKRQTVITCIATLKKNMADEDAVGCLVIGTESMEVCILDPEAFTIQAKQ from the exons ATGGCGTCGGCCGCAGCCGAGGGCggagaggg CAGTGAAGCCAATGCAAAGTGGTTGGATGCTTATTACGATCCCTTGGCTAATCTCTACACCTTCTCCTCTTGCGTTG CTCTCGCAGACCTTCAAGGAGATGGCGAAAATCAG TTGGTTGTCGGGGACCTGGGTACGGGTCTGTACAACATGAAGCTCAAGGTGTACAAGGGCACCACGATGCTATCTGACAACACGCTGATCGACCTGCCGACCGGAGTGGTCACCTTCCTCATGGACACCAACGAGCCCCGGACCCCCGCCGTGGCAGTGGCCTCCGGTCCGTACATCTACATCTACAAGAACCTCCGGCCCTACTTCAAGTTCACCCTGCCTCCCCTCCAGGTGAACTCGCTGGAACAGGACGTGTGGAACCAGGTCAAGGAG GATAAAATCGACCCCTTGACACTCAAGGAGATGCTGGAAAGTCTCCG GGACAAGGCTGAAGTGCCGCTGTCGGCGAGGTCCTTGAG GTACCTGATGCTGGAGCCTCCCGAGATGGACGGGTTCGTCAATCTGCACAAACAGCAGCCCATCAAACGGCAG ACGGTGATAACCTGCATAGCCACGCTGAAGAAGAACATGGCCGACGAGGATGCGGTGGGCTGCCTGGTGATTGGCACCGAGAGCATGGAGGTCTGCATCCTGGACCCCGAGGCCTTTACCATCCAGGCCAAG CAGTGA